One Salmo salar chromosome ssa01, Ssal_v3.1, whole genome shotgun sequence DNA window includes the following coding sequences:
- the aldh7a1 gene encoding alpha-aminoadipic semialdehyde dehydrogenase: MQRCFTLTIVRHWALRKKLLTISYQQSAAMSTLLINQPKYAWLKELGLSEDNDGVYNGNWGGKGEVITSYCPANNEPIARVRQATMAEYEETVQKSRDAWKVWADIPAPKRGEIVRQIGDALRKKIKVLGSLVSLEMGKIYVEGVGEVQEYVDVCDYAVGLSRMIGGPVLPSERPGHALIEMWNPVGLVGIITAFNFPVAVYGWNNAIALICGNVCLWKGAPTTPLTSVAVTKIVAEVLEQNNLPGAICSMTCGGADIGTAMSKDERVDLVSFTGSTHVGKMVAMMVQERFGRNLLELGGNNAIIVFEDADLNLVVPSAVFASVGTAGQRCTTTRRLMLHGSIHDIVVERVAKAYKQVRIGDPWDPSTMYGPLHTKQAVDQYLAAIEQAKQQGGTVVCGGKVMDRPGNYVEPTIITGLAHDAPIVHTETFVPILYVLKFQTEEEAFAWNNEVKQGLSSSIFTKDMGRVFRWLGPKGSDCGIVNVNIPTSGAEIGGAFGGEKHTGGGRESGSDSWKQYMRRSTCTINYSKDLPLAQGIKFE; encoded by the exons ATGCAGCGCTGCTTCACATTAACCATTGTACGGCACTGGGCCCTTCGAAAGAAACTTCTCACTATCAGCTACCAACAATCAGCAGCCATGTCTACACTTCTGATAAACCAGCCCAAATATGCCTGGTTGAAAGAATTAGGCCTGAGTGAGGATAATGACGGTGTTTACAACGGGAACTGGGGAGGCAAAGGAGAG GTCATCACGTCATATTGCCCTGCCAACAATGAGCCCATCGCCAGAGTACGCCAG GCAACCATGGCAGAATATGAAGAAACTGTGCAGAAATCGAGGGACGCATGGAAGGTGTGGGCAGAT ATTCCAGCCCCTAAAAGAGGAGAGATTGTGCGTCAGATTGGTGACGCACTGAGGAAAAAGATCAAAGTCCTGGGCAGTTTG GTGTCCCTGGAGATGGGCAAGATCTATGTTGAGGGAGTTGGCGAGGTGCAGGAATACGTTGACGTCTGTGACTACGCTGTTGGCTTGTCTCGCATGATTGGAGGTCCAGTTCTCCCCTCTGAAA GACCGGGCCACGCGCTGATCGAGATGTGGAATCCTGTGGGTCTGGTGGGCATCATCACAGCCTTCAACTTCCCTGTGGCCGTCTACGGCTGGAACAACGCCATCGCCCTCATCTGTGGCAACGTCTGCCTCTG GAAAGGAGCGCCCACCACCCCTCTAACCAGTGTAGCTGTAACCAA AATCGTGGCTGAGGTGTTGGAGCAAAACAACCTGCCTGGTGCCATCTGCTCCATGACATGCGGTGGCGCTGACATCGG CACAGCAATGTCGAAGGACGAGCGCGTCGACCTGGTCTCATTCACTGGCAGCACCCACGTGGGCAAGATGGTGGCCATGATGGTGCAGGAGAGGTTTG GTCGTAATTTGCTGGAGCTTGGTGGGAACAACGCCATCATAG TGTTTGAGGATGCTGATCTGAACCTTGTGGTGCCTTCTGCTGTCTTTGCTTCTGTGGGAACTGCTGGACAGCGCTGCACCACCACCAGGAGGCTG ATGCTGCACGGAAGCATCCATGACATAGTGGTGGAGAGGGTAGCCAAAGCCTACAAACAAGTCCGCATTGGAGACCCCTGGGACC CGAGCACTATGTATGGCCCGCTCCACACCAAGCAGGCTGTGGACCAGTACCTGGCAGCCATCGAACAGGCTAAGCAACAGGGTGGCACTGTGGTGTGTGGAGGaaag GTGATGGATCGTCCTGGAAACTACGTGGAGCCCACCATCATCACAGGGCTGGCTCATGATGCGCCCATCGTTCACACAGAGACCTTCGTCCCCATCCTCTACGTCCTCAAGTTCCAG ACTGAGGAGGAGGCGTTTGCCTGGAACAATGAGGTCAAGCAGGGCCTCTCCAGCAGCATCTTCACCAAGGACATGGGCCGAGTCTTCCGCTGGCTGGG ACCTAAAGGATCGGACTGCGGCATCGTGAACGTCAACATTCCCACCAGCGGAGCTGAGATTGGAGGAGCGTTCG GTGGGGAGAAACACACAGGAGGTGGACGGGAGTCAGGCAGCGACTCTTGGAAGCAGTACATGAGAAGGTCCACATG CACTATCAACTATAGCAAGGATCTTCCTCTAGCTCAAGGAATCAAATTTGAGTGA